In one Pseudanabaenaceae cyanobacterium SKYG29 genomic region, the following are encoded:
- the mutS gene encoding DNA mismatch repair protein MutS, producing the protein MAIKLLLESAAVDINQLTPMMRQYMEVKRAYPHTIVLYRLGDFYEAFFEDAVFIAKELELVLTGREAGKDIGRVAMAGIPFHALDRYVRQLLAKGRAVAICDQMEDASQAKGLVRREVTRVMTPGTVVEEEILSAKQHNFLCAIINSNDKWGLAATDISTGEFFTTQLQSNEQLVQELLRLQPAEILYPVEVPNFNKQDLPDFLPSQFCYTPLSTSAFALVPAREKLMQQYKVRSLEGFGCEDLPLAIRSAGAILAYLAETQKNTPPVLQPLFTYTVSDYLILDHQTRRNLEITHTVRDNTTTGSLLWALDRTVTAMGGRLLKQWLLQPLKDIRQIEKRLDTIEELHNHLLRKKLRDLLEGVYDIERIAGRISSNTANARDLVALGQSLDRLSAISQLLQQCQTEYLQTLQHLPKSLLALADRIQTTLVENPPISLTEGGLIRPGVNKELDELRQQRQDDIQWLSELEKRERERTNIPTLKVSFNKAFGYYISISRGKSNLAPPEYIRKQTLTNEERFITPELKEKETRILQGEAQLNQMEYDIFVDLRLHCAKHIDLIRTVARSVAAIDVLCSLAEVSAKYNYTRPILHDRNRIEIEQGRHPVVEQTLPPGFFVPNSVCLGEGSPDLIILTGPNMSGKSIFLRQTGLIQLLAQIGSFVPAQSARLGICDRIFTRVGAVDDIATGQSTFMVEMNETANILNHAKETSLVLLDEIGRGTATFDGIAIAWSVSEYLAKHIRAKTIFATHYHELNELALVLPNVANFQVTVRELEDEIVFLHQVQPGGADKSYGIEVGRLAGLPPQVIKRAREVLDCISAHSHIALGLRKID; encoded by the coding sequence ATGGCTATTAAACTATTGCTGGAATCCGCTGCCGTGGACATCAATCAACTTACCCCCATGATGCGCCAGTACATGGAAGTCAAGCGGGCTTACCCCCACACGATCGTTCTATACCGTCTGGGAGACTTTTACGAAGCGTTTTTTGAGGATGCGGTCTTCATTGCTAAAGAACTGGAATTGGTTTTAACTGGGAGGGAAGCAGGTAAAGACATCGGCAGGGTAGCTATGGCGGGGATTCCCTTCCATGCCCTCGATCGTTATGTGCGGCAGTTATTGGCAAAGGGAAGAGCGGTTGCCATTTGTGACCAGATGGAAGATGCCAGTCAGGCTAAGGGGTTAGTGAGAAGAGAGGTAACAAGGGTTATGACTCCTGGCACAGTAGTGGAAGAAGAAATTCTCTCCGCTAAACAACATAACTTTCTCTGTGCCATCATTAATAGTAATGACAAATGGGGTTTAGCCGCTACGGACATTTCTACGGGGGAGTTTTTTACAACGCAATTGCAGAGTAATGAACAGTTGGTACAGGAACTCTTGCGTCTGCAACCAGCGGAAATTCTCTATCCTGTGGAGGTGCCTAATTTCAACAAACAGGATTTACCTGATTTTTTACCGTCACAGTTTTGTTACACTCCTTTGTCAACCTCAGCTTTTGCCCTCGTACCAGCGCGGGAAAAATTAATGCAACAGTATAAAGTCCGTTCACTGGAGGGTTTCGGCTGTGAGGATTTACCTTTAGCCATCCGATCGGCGGGGGCAATTCTCGCCTATTTGGCAGAAACTCAAAAAAACACACCTCCTGTCTTACAACCTCTGTTCACCTACACAGTCAGCGATTATTTGATCCTGGATCATCAAACCAGAAGGAACTTGGAAATTACCCACACAGTCAGGGATAATACTACTACAGGTTCTCTCCTCTGGGCACTCGATCGCACTGTTACAGCTATGGGGGGTAGGTTATTAAAACAATGGCTATTGCAACCCCTAAAAGATATAAGACAGATAGAGAAGAGATTAGACACGATCGAGGAACTACACAACCATCTGCTGCGCAAAAAGTTACGGGATTTGCTGGAGGGAGTGTATGACATAGAGAGAATTGCAGGACGGATTAGCTCCAACACCGCTAATGCCAGGGACTTAGTAGCCCTGGGGCAATCCCTCGATCGCTTATCTGCCATCAGTCAATTACTCCAGCAGTGCCAAACGGAATATCTGCAAACGTTACAACATCTGCCCAAATCTTTACTAGCTCTGGCTGACAGAATACAGACGACTCTAGTAGAGAATCCACCCATTAGTTTGACAGAGGGTGGTTTAATTCGTCCAGGGGTCAACAAAGAACTGGATGAGCTGCGGCAACAGCGCCAGGATGACATTCAATGGTTATCAGAATTAGAGAAAAGAGAGAGGGAGAGAACAAACATTCCTACGCTGAAAGTTAGCTTCAACAAGGCTTTTGGCTATTACATCAGTATCTCTCGCGGCAAGAGTAATCTAGCTCCCCCCGAATACATCCGCAAACAGACTCTGACTAATGAAGAGCGTTTTATTACTCCTGAACTGAAAGAGAAAGAAACTCGCATTCTGCAGGGGGAAGCCCAGCTAAATCAAATGGAATATGATATCTTTGTTGACCTGCGTCTGCACTGCGCTAAACACATTGACCTAATACGTACTGTTGCCCGATCGGTGGCGGCTATAGATGTTTTGTGTAGTCTGGCTGAAGTCAGTGCTAAATACAATTACACCCGTCCCATCTTGCACGATAGAAACAGGATTGAAATCGAACAAGGTCGTCATCCTGTGGTGGAACAGACGCTCCCCCCTGGCTTTTTTGTGCCCAATTCTGTCTGTTTGGGCGAAGGTAGCCCTGATTTAATTATCCTCACGGGACCGAACATGAGTGGCAAGAGTATCTTTCTCCGTCAGACAGGTTTGATTCAATTATTGGCTCAGATAGGCAGTTTTGTCCCTGCTCAGTCAGCCCGATTAGGTATCTGCGATCGTATTTTTACCCGTGTGGGGGCAGTGGATGACATTGCCACAGGACAATCGACTTTCATGGTGGAGATGAACGAAACTGCTAACATTCTCAATCATGCCAAAGAGACTTCCCTAGTTTTGTTGGATGAAATTGGCAGGGGTACTGCTACTTTTGATGGCATCGCGATCGCTTGGTCGGTGTCGGAATATCTGGCAAAACACATCAGGGCAAAAACCATCTTTGCTACCCACTACCATGAATTAAATGAGCTAGCTTTAGTCTTGCCAAATGTTGCCAACTTTCAGGTAACCGTGCGAGAGTTAGAAGATGAGATTGTCTTCTTACATCAAGTGCAGCCAGGTGGGGCAGATAAATCCTATGGGATTGAGGTAGGAAGATTGGCGGGTTTGCCACCCCAAGTCATCAAACGTGCCAGAGAGGTGCTAGATTGCATCAGTGCCCACAGTCATATTGCCCTTGGCTTAAGAAAAATTGATTGA
- a CDS encoding LapA family protein: MRQLTFLFFFLVVLILVFFGMENTETATIFLYKEKDIKLQAPIAIEMILAMGVGAVLAWLFAVWTGLQESVALSDKEKQIKALQKKVEELSIQAEKHQLMLQGAIDVEVEDKPKG, encoded by the coding sequence ATGCGGCAACTCACCTTCCTATTTTTTTTCCTTGTCGTCTTAATCCTGGTCTTTTTTGGCATGGAAAATACTGAAACTGCCACAATTTTTCTTTATAAGGAGAAGGACATCAAACTACAAGCCCCGATCGCGATCGAAATGATTCTGGCTATGGGTGTGGGGGCGGTTTTAGCCTGGCTATTTGCGGTCTGGACAGGTCTGCAGGAATCAGTGGCACTGAGTGATAAAGAGAAACAAATCAAAGCCCTACAAAAGAAGGTAGAAGAACTATCAATTCAGGCAGAAAAACATCAACTGATGTTACAAGGTGCGATCGATGTGGAAGTAGAAGATAAACCTAAGGGCTAA
- a CDS encoding segregation/condensation protein A, with protein MLPESVTKEAIALLIELAERGEIDPWDVDVIAVIDRFLSRLVDHDRQGLYDSGQAILYASMLLLLKAQTISPPSPQEADKLIEEQLTDELAEGEKLPIDWEKHIRRRGTAPPPLRKVTLQDLIGQIEQIAAEINKERRPRPKSNKKVSKAQIKAISQLAHKENLSEIAASLENFLQNNSGEFTITELASLFHDKVGIFWALLLLSSQSKVVLEQTEFYGEITVKAIIANQMQA; from the coding sequence ATGCTACCAGAGTCTGTGACGAAAGAAGCAATCGCGTTATTGATTGAGTTAGCCGAACGGGGGGAGATTGATCCCTGGGATGTGGATGTAATTGCTGTCATCGATCGGTTTCTCTCTCGTTTGGTTGACCACGATCGGCAGGGTTTGTATGACTCTGGTCAGGCAATTTTGTATGCATCCATGTTGTTATTGTTAAAGGCGCAAACCATATCTCCCCCCTCGCCCCAGGAAGCAGACAAGCTAATAGAAGAACAACTGACAGATGAGCTAGCAGAAGGAGAGAAATTACCGATCGATTGGGAAAAACACATCCGTCGTCGTGGCACTGCTCCACCTCCCCTGCGCAAAGTTACCCTCCAGGACTTGATTGGTCAGATTGAACAGATAGCGGCTGAAATCAACAAAGAGCGTCGCCCTCGTCCCAAGAGCAACAAAAAGGTCAGTAAGGCGCAGATCAAGGCAATCAGTCAGTTAGCCCACAAGGAAAATCTATCGGAAATTGCTGCTAGCTTGGAGAATTTTTTGCAAAATAACTCAGGGGAATTTACTATTACAGAGTTAGCCAGCCTGTTCCATGACAAAGTAGGGATATTTTGGGCATTACTTCTGCTGTCCTCCCAGTCCAAAGTAGTATTAGAGCAAACAGAGTTCTACGGTGAAATAACAGTGAAAGCTATCATTGCTAACCAGATGCAGGCATAA
- a CDS encoding SUMF1/EgtB/PvdO family nonheme iron enzyme, whose amino-acid sequence MNISTEFLLAEMAACRQHTLAIFTQVEESICYVQAHPEFSPIGWHLGHIAYTESLWLLPGEWQSKLSIPEAKSYFSVENLPKSNRSCLPPLADIIEYCQEVRELVKNLSQRFGAEQYKLLAFLLQHESQHREIICYVLHMLGHPVVGIPPVIPAAVVGRTVTISGGEFTQGSDDFWALDNERQPFCQYVDEFTIDVHPITRGQYREFIEAGGYDREELWSREGWQWRQQQPEVFRPRFWQGEGLTDHHPVYGVSFYEAEAYAKFVGKRLPTESEWELSYQFLPDYNYVYQWTQTKFYAYPGFRFFPYQGYSANYFDDQHFVLRGKSWQSQKWTVRPTFRNWYHPHIRNIFVGIRCVMPASG is encoded by the coding sequence ATGAATATCAGCACAGAGTTTTTGTTAGCAGAAATGGCGGCTTGTCGTCAACATACTCTAGCTATTTTTACACAGGTCGAGGAATCAATATGCTATGTGCAGGCTCATCCAGAATTCAGCCCGATCGGTTGGCATTTAGGTCACATTGCCTACACTGAGTCTTTATGGTTGTTACCTGGGGAATGGCAGTCCAAATTATCAATACCTGAGGCGAAGAGTTATTTCTCGGTGGAGAATTTACCTAAGTCTAATCGTTCCTGTCTGCCTCCCCTAGCTGACATCATAGAATACTGCCAGGAGGTACGGGAGTTAGTCAAGAATTTGTCCCAGAGATTTGGTGCAGAGCAATATAAACTACTAGCTTTTCTCTTGCAACATGAAAGTCAACATCGGGAGATTATTTGTTATGTCCTGCACATGTTAGGTCACCCAGTTGTAGGTATACCACCAGTAATTCCCGCGGCAGTTGTTGGCAGGACTGTCACTATTTCTGGGGGAGAATTTACCCAAGGGAGCGATGATTTTTGGGCATTGGACAATGAACGGCAACCTTTCTGTCAGTATGTGGATGAATTTACGATCGATGTACATCCCATTACTAGAGGGCAGTACCGAGAATTCATAGAGGCGGGGGGATACGATCGGGAGGAACTGTGGTCAAGAGAAGGTTGGCAGTGGCGACAACAACAGCCCGAAGTTTTTAGACCAAGATTTTGGCAGGGAGAGGGATTAACTGACCACCATCCTGTTTATGGCGTGAGTTTTTATGAGGCGGAAGCCTATGCTAAATTTGTTGGCAAAAGATTACCAACGGAGTCAGAGTGGGAATTAAGCTATCAGTTCTTGCCTGACTACAACTATGTTTATCAGTGGACGCAGACTAAGTTCTATGCTTATCCAGGGTTCCGATTTTTCCCCTACCAAGGCTATTCAGCTAATTACTTCGATGACCAACATTTTGTATTGAGGGGTAAATCCTGGCAAAGCCAAAAATGGACTGTCAGACCAACATTTAGAAATTGGTATCATCCCCATATCCGCAATATTTTTGTGGGTATCAGGTGTGTTATGCCTGCATCTGGTTAG
- the crtD gene encoding C-3',4' desaturase CrtD, with product MPKKKVAVVGAGIGGLTAAALLAKEDYEVTVFEQAMVAGGCASTFRRRQFVFDVGATQVAGLEPGGIHNRIFQLLAVPLPEATICDPACAVFLPQETTPVNVWHDRVKWHQERNKQFPGSELFWQFLQDLFERSWRFQVRDPVLPPRNLWDLQQLLQALRWDTVGTMPYIFCTVGDALRGFGLHNDRRLRTFLDLQLKLYSQVNAEETALLYAATTLAVSQAPLGLFHLQGSMQVLSDRLLFALAKYGGKIKYRHRVKEIKPGKKLTLTIQQGQSFVEAEFDYVVANVTVQNLVRLLQLSPKHGYRQRVESLPNPWGAFVVYLGVKEAAVPADCPPHLQLLDSYDTDRSLFVSVSKPGDGRAPLGRRTIIASEFTPIDLWQEVADYQEQKAFFTQRAIKQLNQFFNLEGNIVHVEAATPRTFLRYTDRWAGIVGGVGMRVNTFGPFAFANRTPWEGLWLVGDSTHPGEGTAGVSYSAWTTFRQILAQDKR from the coding sequence ATGCCAAAGAAAAAAGTTGCAGTTGTTGGTGCAGGTATTGGCGGTTTGACAGCCGCGGCTTTGTTGGCAAAAGAGGACTACGAAGTCACTGTATTTGAACAGGCAATGGTGGCAGGGGGCTGTGCTTCTACATTTCGCCGACGGCAATTTGTTTTTGATGTGGGGGCAACGCAGGTAGCGGGTTTGGAACCAGGGGGAATTCACAATCGCATTTTTCAGCTCCTTGCTGTCCCTCTACCTGAGGCAACTATTTGTGACCCAGCTTGTGCGGTTTTTCTCCCCCAAGAAACTACGCCTGTAAATGTGTGGCACGATCGGGTTAAGTGGCACCAAGAAAGAAACAAACAGTTTCCTGGCAGTGAATTGTTTTGGCAATTTTTGCAGGATTTGTTTGAGCGGAGTTGGCGTTTTCAAGTCCGTGACCCTGTTTTACCTCCTCGCAATTTGTGGGATTTACAACAACTACTGCAGGCACTGCGCTGGGATACAGTCGGCACTATGCCCTACATTTTTTGTACGGTGGGGGATGCTCTAAGGGGATTTGGTTTGCATAACGATCGGCGCTTGCGCACATTTCTCGACCTACAATTAAAGCTCTACTCTCAAGTCAACGCGGAAGAAACTGCTTTGCTCTATGCTGCTACTACTCTGGCTGTCTCCCAGGCACCTTTGGGTCTATTTCATTTGCAGGGAAGTATGCAAGTATTATCCGATCGGTTGTTGTTTGCTCTGGCAAAATATGGGGGAAAAATCAAGTATCGCCATCGTGTCAAAGAAATTAAACCAGGTAAGAAATTGACTCTTACTATACAGCAGGGGCAGTCGTTTGTAGAAGCAGAATTTGATTATGTGGTTGCTAATGTCACGGTGCAGAATTTAGTGAGGCTATTACAGTTATCGCCCAAGCATGGCTATCGTCAAAGAGTGGAATCTCTGCCTAATCCTTGGGGGGCATTTGTTGTCTATCTGGGTGTGAAAGAGGCGGCTGTTCCTGCCGATTGTCCCCCCCATTTACAGCTTTTGGATAGCTATGACACCGATCGGTCTTTGTTTGTCTCTGTGAGTAAGCCAGGAGATGGCAGAGCACCCTTGGGCAGGCGCACTATCATTGCTTCGGAATTCACACCGATCGATTTATGGCAAGAGGTGGCAGACTATCAGGAGCAAAAGGCATTTTTTACACAAAGAGCAATTAAGCAATTAAACCAGTTCTTTAATTTAGAAGGGAATATCGTGCATGTAGAAGCAGCTACGCCGAGGACATTTCTTAGATATACCGATCGGTGGGCAGGGATTGTGGGGGGTGTGGGTATGCGGGTAAATACTTTTGGCCCCTTTGCCTTTGCCAATCGTACGCCTTGGGAGGGTCTGTGGCTGGTAGGAGATTCTACCCATCCAGGGGAAGGAACAGCGGGTGTAAGCTATTCGGCATGGACAACTTTCAGACAAATTTTAGCCCAGGATAAACGATGA
- a CDS encoding Uma2 family endonuclease: MVSIQKEWTDKDFMNLPEDGQSYELVNGELVVMGTAGARHGYYAALMTFFLAAHCRAHRTGIVFDADTSFKMASSNLRSPACAVFSRARLKALGGIPSGYISGAPPSPKRRKRFDHNWSL, from the coding sequence ATGGTTAGTATCCAGAAGGAATGGACAGATAAAGACTTCATGAATCTGCCAGAGGATGGGCAAAGCTACGAATTAGTCAATGGAGAACTGGTTGTCATGGGTACAGCGGGTGCTAGGCATGGTTACTATGCCGCTTTAATGACTTTCTTTCTTGCTGCCCATTGTCGTGCCCATAGGACAGGAATTGTTTTCGATGCTGACACTTCTTTCAAGATGGCTTCTAGCAATCTTCGCTCTCCCGCTTGTGCTGTCTTTAGCAGAGCAAGGCTCAAAGCTTTGGGGGGTATTCCCAGTGGTTACATCAGCGGTGCCCCTCCCTCACCTAAAAGACGAAAGCGCTTTGATCACAACTGGTCTCTATAG